The Gemmatimonas aurantiaca T-27 DNA segment GGTCCATCGCGCCGATGGCAGCGGCACCTCGTACATCTTCAGTGACTATCTCACCGTGGTGAGTCCGGCCTGGGCCTCAGGTCCCGGTCGTGGCAAGGAAGTCCCCTGGCCCGTCGGCATCGGTGGAAAAGGGAACGAAGGCGTGGCCGGACAGGTGAAACAGATGCCCGGTGCGATTGGCTATCTCGAAGTGGTCTACGCCCGTCAGAACCGGCTGCCCGTTGCGCACATCCGCAATCAGGCCGGACGATTTGTATCGCCGATGCCGTTTGAGATTGCCACCGCGGCGACCAGCGTGCTCGATCGCCTGGCCACTGACCGCATGGCCGCAACGGACCTCCGCATGTCGCTGGTGGACGCGCCCGGTGCACAGTCCTATCCCATCGCGTCGTTCACCTGGATGCTCATCGCTCCCGACGCCATCGGCCCGGTCAAGTCCCACCAAATGGCGTCCTTTCTGCGCTGGGCGTTGCTGGAAAATGGAGATATCGCCTCCACACTGGGCTATGTGCCCCTGCCCTCGGATGCGGCCGCCCGCGTGGTGGACAAGGTGGAAGAACTCCTCTCGCCATCGGTGGCACGCCCCTAGCTTTGAGGTGATGCCCACGCGTTCCGCCGACCGGCTCTACAAAACCG contains these protein-coding regions:
- the pstS gene encoding phosphate ABC transporter substrate-binding protein PstS, coding for MSPVAPSRTACTQRRYADVIRPFVGAVLLCNALIGCAGDQPSTARSDSTNAAGAASVMTSTRVDITGAGATFPYPLYARWFNEYAKTSNTRINYQSIGSGAGIRQVVARTVDFGATDVPMTDSELSASKMRILHIPTVVGAVAITYNLPELSRPLNLSADVIADIFLGKLTKWNDTRLAALNPKVTLPASDILVVHRADGSGTSYIFSDYLTVVSPAWASGPGRGKEVPWPVGIGGKGNEGVAGQVKQMPGAIGYLEVVYARQNRLPVAHIRNQAGRFVSPMPFEIATAATSVLDRLATDRMAATDLRMSLVDAPGAQSYPIASFTWMLIAPDAIGPVKSHQMASFLRWALLENGDIASTLGYVPLPSDAAARVVDKVEELLSPSVARP